One part of the Acidobacteriota bacterium genome encodes these proteins:
- a CDS encoding bifunctional homocysteine S-methyltransferase/methylenetetrahydrofolate reductase — MKVEELRRRLSKEVIVGDGGMGSELLQRLPEGSRLDVAAHEHAEQVLDIHLAYIEAGSELIETATFGSSRPRMQRGRVGELTEKTNAAAVKLAREAREISGRDVLVAGSIAPLAGVLDLDEPDGRRTILTAHAEQAAILAGRGADLLVLETFFRVDELAIAVEAARSVTDLPLIGMMTFAHERPPHPYLEQARMIDELAELDLVAAGVNCAPGPMGAIEILRHVKQQRLPLAVSPNAGMPMQREGRILMAPATPSYLAQFTRQAVGLGAAYVGGCCGTGAEHIRAIAEAARDLKPERRTGTAVVMLESTPTPAPVQPSSSLASKLDRGRFVRLVQLDPPKGTNVEAILEAAEAIGAHPDVDAVDINSNPLARLRMDPLFLGQLIQQRAGLEAVPHITPRDASLMGLQSQLLGAWTGGIRNLLAITGDPSQLGDLPGVHDVYHVDIFELVRALSRMAEGFDCAGNRIGDPPGFLIGVAVNPAAEDPMKEADRLRRKVDNGAHFAMSQVCFDWGAWDRFADLFAGNLPVPTLAAVWPLRSFKMALRLHHEVPGILVPDDLLSALEAAGGDAAKVGYERAVQMLRQAPDHAAGAYLIAPFKQPQAILPVIDDTQ, encoded by the coding sequence ATGAAGGTCGAGGAGCTTCGACGGCGGCTGTCAAAAGAGGTTATCGTTGGCGATGGCGGCATGGGCTCGGAGCTGCTGCAACGCCTGCCCGAGGGCTCCCGGCTCGACGTCGCAGCGCACGAGCACGCGGAGCAGGTCCTCGATATCCACCTGGCCTATATCGAGGCCGGTTCGGAGCTTATCGAAACTGCGACTTTCGGCAGCTCGAGGCCACGCATGCAGCGTGGTCGCGTCGGTGAGCTGACCGAGAAGACCAACGCAGCGGCGGTCAAGCTGGCACGCGAGGCACGGGAAATTTCGGGCCGTGACGTGCTGGTAGCCGGATCGATCGCACCGCTGGCGGGTGTGCTCGACCTCGACGAACCGGACGGCCGCAGGACGATCCTGACCGCTCACGCGGAGCAGGCTGCAATCCTCGCCGGCCGTGGCGCCGATTTGCTGGTACTCGAAACCTTCTTCAGGGTCGACGAGCTGGCGATCGCAGTCGAGGCGGCGCGCAGCGTTACGGATCTTCCGCTGATCGGTATGATGACCTTCGCCCACGAGCGGCCTCCCCATCCATACCTCGAACAGGCTCGGATGATCGACGAGCTGGCCGAGCTCGATCTCGTGGCGGCCGGCGTCAACTGCGCGCCGGGACCGATGGGAGCGATCGAAATCCTTCGCCACGTGAAGCAACAGAGGTTGCCTCTCGCGGTGTCGCCAAACGCCGGAATGCCGATGCAGCGCGAAGGCCGCATCCTGATGGCGCCGGCGACTCCGAGCTACCTCGCGCAGTTCACCCGGCAGGCGGTCGGCCTCGGTGCCGCGTACGTCGGTGGTTGCTGCGGCACCGGTGCGGAGCACATCCGGGCAATTGCCGAGGCGGCGCGCGATCTCAAGCCCGAGCGAAGGACGGGAACCGCCGTGGTGATGCTCGAAAGTACGCCGACGCCCGCGCCGGTTCAGCCCTCTTCGTCGCTCGCGTCCAAGCTCGATCGCGGCCGTTTCGTGCGTTTGGTGCAGCTCGATCCGCCGAAGGGGACCAACGTCGAGGCGATCCTCGAGGCGGCAGAGGCGATTGGAGCCCACCCGGACGTGGACGCTGTCGACATCAACTCCAACCCGCTGGCCAGACTGCGGATGGACCCCCTGTTCCTCGGCCAGCTCATCCAGCAGCGAGCGGGGCTCGAGGCGGTGCCGCACATCACGCCGCGGGATGCGAGCCTGATGGGCCTGCAGTCACAGCTCCTAGGCGCATGGACGGGTGGTATTCGCAACCTGTTGGCGATCACCGGCGATCCCTCCCAGCTCGGAGATCTCCCGGGTGTCCACGACGTTTACCACGTCGACATCTTCGAGCTGGTGCGGGCACTGTCGAGAATGGCCGAAGGCTTCGACTGTGCGGGAAACCGGATCGGGGATCCTCCGGGATTCCTGATCGGTGTGGCGGTGAATCCTGCTGCCGAGGACCCGATGAAGGAGGCGGATCGCCTGCGAAGGAAGGTCGACAACGGTGCCCATTTCGCGATGAGTCAGGTGTGCTTCGACTGGGGAGCGTGGGATCGCTTCGCCGACCTCTTTGCCGGCAATTTGCCGGTCCCGACCCTGGCTGCGGTGTGGCCGTTGCGATCGTTCAAAATGGCACTGCGTCTTCACCATGAGGTGCCGGGAATCCTGGTGCCCGATGACCTGCTCTCGGCGCTCGAGGCGGCCGGGGGCGATGCTGCGAAGGTCGGCTACGAACGAGCGGTTCAGATGCTTCGGCAGGCTCCCGACCACGCAGCTGGCGCCTACCTGATCGCGCCGTTCAAACAGCCGCAGGCGATCCTGCCGGTGATCGACGACACGCAGTAG
- a CDS encoding HAD family hydrolase has product MNSPALKALLLDLDDTLIDNSMDTFIPAYFSALESFVASVIDPKRFIEKLLHATRAMDRNDGSGPSNEEVFAATFYPALGVSREELEPVLGRFYAEAFPRLEPLTRPRPAAPKIVEWANNRDLQVVVATNPLFPRTAIEQRMAWGGVGVDRFDYDLVTVYENCHATKSSPAYFEEIVDQLGRRPEECVMVGDNWGWDVMCAGEAGIPAYWIAPDGAPEPYPAAAIVGRGDLDSFLAAALDGTLEAGWAKLVKAGAIG; this is encoded by the coding sequence ATGAATTCTCCAGCTTTGAAGGCACTGTTGCTCGATTTGGACGACACGTTGATCGACAACTCGATGGATACCTTCATCCCGGCGTACTTCAGCGCTCTGGAGTCGTTCGTGGCGTCGGTTATCGATCCCAAGCGCTTCATCGAGAAGCTGCTGCACGCGACCCGGGCGATGGATCGAAACGACGGTAGCGGTCCGAGCAACGAGGAGGTTTTTGCGGCGACCTTCTACCCGGCGCTGGGTGTGTCTCGGGAGGAGTTGGAGCCTGTGCTCGGCCGTTTCTACGCCGAGGCATTTCCGCGGCTCGAGCCGCTCACCCGGCCACGGCCCGCAGCGCCGAAGATCGTCGAGTGGGCAAACAACAGAGATTTGCAGGTCGTGGTCGCCACCAACCCGCTGTTCCCAAGGACGGCCATCGAACAGCGCATGGCCTGGGGTGGGGTGGGAGTCGACCGCTTCGATTACGATCTGGTCACAGTCTACGAGAACTGCCATGCGACCAAATCGAGCCCTGCGTACTTCGAGGAAATCGTCGATCAGCTCGGGAGACGTCCCGAGGAGTGCGTGATGGTTGGTGACAACTGGGGCTGGGATGTGATGTGTGCGGGAGAGGCCGGCATCCCGGCGTACTGGATTGCACCGGATGGGGCGCCGGAACCGTATCCTGCGGCCGCCATCGTGGGCCGGGGGGACCTCGATTCGTTCCTTGCCGCTGCATTGGACGGAACTCTGGAGGCAGGTTGGGCCAAGCTTGTGAAGGCTGGGGCCATAGGATGA